Proteins found in one Streptomyces sp. NBC_00461 genomic segment:
- a CDS encoding VOC family protein — protein MAVQPEGTPCWADAMFGDVEGAKNFYGDVLGWTFGEASSEYGNYTQAYVDGKAVAAVVPPMPGQEGHSQWCLYFASPDAAATAARIRENGGQVLMEPMQVGEFGTMCIASEPSGAVFGVWQGGTHEGFEVTAVPGAYGWAEVFTREPEKADAFFTAVFGYSAQQVVDDAVDFRMFNLGDTTVLGRMKMGDEFPPQVPSYINLYFVVPDCDDAVAKATKLGGVLRFGPMDSPYGRFAALSDPQGANFSVIDLTRSEGELPKTEDV, from the coding sequence ATGGCCGTACAACCTGAGGGAACCCCCTGTTGGGCCGACGCGATGTTCGGCGACGTCGAGGGAGCGAAGAACTTCTACGGTGACGTACTCGGCTGGACCTTCGGCGAGGCGTCGTCGGAGTACGGCAACTACACCCAGGCCTACGTGGACGGCAAGGCGGTCGCCGCCGTGGTGCCGCCGATGCCCGGCCAGGAGGGCCACTCACAGTGGTGCCTGTACTTCGCGTCGCCGGACGCCGCCGCCACCGCCGCGAGAATCCGGGAGAACGGCGGCCAGGTGCTGATGGAGCCGATGCAGGTCGGCGAGTTCGGCACCATGTGCATCGCCAGCGAGCCCAGCGGCGCCGTCTTCGGCGTGTGGCAGGGCGGCACCCACGAGGGCTTCGAGGTGACCGCAGTGCCGGGCGCCTACGGCTGGGCCGAGGTCTTCACCCGCGAACCGGAGAAAGCGGACGCCTTCTTCACTGCCGTCTTCGGGTACTCGGCGCAGCAGGTCGTCGACGACGCGGTCGACTTCCGTATGTTCAACCTCGGTGACACCACGGTCCTGGGCCGGATGAAGATGGGCGACGAGTTCCCGCCCCAGGTGCCCTCCTACATCAATCTGTACTTCGTCGTCCCGGACTGCGACGACGCCGTGGCCAAGGCGACCAAGCTCGGCGGCGTCCTGCGCTTCGGACCGATGGACAGCCCGTACGGCAGGTTCGCGGCACTCAGCGACCCGCAGGGCGCGAACTTCTCGGTGATCGACCTCACGCGGTCCGAGGGAGAGCTGCCGAAGACCGAGGACGTCTGA